The following coding sequences lie in one Myxococcales bacterium genomic window:
- the rpsB gene encoding 30S ribosomal protein S2 — protein MENVEGTTEQAATASLALPDLIEAGVHFGHQTSRWNPKMRNYIYGSRNGIHIIDLDQTVVRFERAYQFVVDAVARGGHILFVGTKRQAVDTVVEEATRAQQYYVIGRWLGGTLTNFQTMKRSIERLCDLERNLEDGSLVSLPKKEILQFQRERERLEKYLGGIKQMNVLPAALFIIDPSHERIAVNEGRKLGIPIVGVVDTNCDPDIIDYVIPGNDDAIRAIKLITSRIADACLEGLQRRRHVLQNPDAQVFGSGASDSSVQVEFSRGRRFSAPAPEGASSELPPRQQPSVTESDKAPDSQG, from the coding sequence ATGGAAAACGTAGAAGGGACGACAGAACAGGCAGCGACCGCGTCGTTGGCGCTGCCAGATCTGATTGAGGCGGGCGTGCACTTTGGACACCAGACTTCGCGCTGGAACCCCAAAATGCGCAACTATATATATGGTTCGCGCAACGGCATTCATATTATTGATCTCGATCAGACCGTGGTGCGCTTTGAGCGTGCATACCAGTTTGTGGTAGATGCGGTTGCGCGCGGCGGCCATATTCTTTTTGTGGGCACGAAGCGACAGGCGGTCGATACCGTAGTCGAAGAGGCCACTCGGGCGCAGCAATACTATGTCATTGGCCGATGGCTCGGTGGCACCCTGACGAATTTCCAAACGATGAAGCGCAGTATTGAGCGGCTGTGCGATCTTGAGCGGAATCTTGAAGATGGCAGCTTGGTTTCTCTCCCGAAGAAAGAAATCTTGCAGTTTCAGAGGGAACGCGAGCGCCTGGAGAAGTACCTTGGCGGAATCAAGCAGATGAACGTGTTGCCTGCCGCCCTTTTCATCATTGACCCAAGTCATGAACGTATCGCGGTGAATGAGGGACGAAAGCTTGGGATTCCCATTGTGGGTGTGGTGGATACCAACTGCGATCCAGATATCATTGACTATGTTATCCCAGGGAATGACGACGCAATTCGAGCCATCAAACTCATTACATCCCGCATCGCAGATGCTTGTCTTGAAGGTCTGCAGCGTCGCCGACACGTATTGCAGAATCCTGACGCGCAGGTGTTCGGATCAGGCGCTTCCGACAGCAGTGTGCAGGTGGAATTTTCGCGAGGGCGACGGTTTTCAGCTCCCGCGCCCGAAGGCGCTTCAAGCGAGTTGCCGCCTCGTCAGCAACCATCAGTCACAGAGTCTGACAAGGCTCCGGATAGCCAAGGATAG